In Cupriavidus basilensis, the following proteins share a genomic window:
- a CDS encoding Bug family tripartite tricarboxylate transporter substrate binding protein has translation MPASICRTRRLMLRTLLTLPVAAASGTPALAFAVDNYPSRPIRLVVPYAAGGGPDIQARKLAEVLGRELGQPIVVENKVGAAGILAAESVAQQPADGYTLLLGASTHVAQKLLQPTVKFDPAAFTHVIRIGVSPAVLVVGANSPYRTVGELVAAARHSPGSLNYASGGIGSAAHICGAAFASAAGINAVHIPYKGSVEIVPSLIKGDTQFGFPVAATAVPQIGNGKVRALAVTSAQRIPGLPGVPTLSEALGRSDLTLDSWSGIWAPANLPKPLVARLHAAMLRALADPGLRRFYAETGALIEPSPTPESFTRLVAEETARMRQVIEKNHITIE, from the coding sequence ATGCCTGCATCCATCTGCCGCACGCGTCGCCTGATGCTGCGGACCCTGCTGACGCTGCCCGTTGCGGCAGCATCCGGCACGCCGGCTTTGGCGTTTGCCGTGGACAACTACCCCAGCCGCCCGATTCGCCTGGTGGTGCCGTATGCCGCCGGCGGCGGCCCGGATATCCAGGCGCGCAAGCTGGCCGAAGTGCTGGGCAGGGAGCTTGGCCAGCCCATCGTGGTGGAGAACAAGGTGGGCGCGGCAGGCATCCTTGCCGCCGAATCCGTGGCGCAGCAGCCGGCTGATGGCTACACCTTGCTGCTGGGCGCCTCCACCCACGTCGCGCAGAAACTCTTGCAGCCAACCGTCAAGTTCGATCCTGCGGCGTTCACCCACGTGATCCGCATCGGCGTCAGCCCCGCCGTACTGGTGGTGGGGGCGAACTCCCCGTACCGCACCGTGGGCGAACTGGTGGCCGCCGCGCGGCACTCGCCCGGATCGCTGAACTATGCATCGGGCGGCATTGGCTCGGCCGCGCATATCTGCGGGGCGGCCTTCGCATCGGCGGCAGGCATCAACGCGGTCCATATCCCCTACAAGGGCTCGGTGGAAATCGTGCCGTCGCTGATCAAGGGGGACACGCAATTCGGCTTTCCGGTAGCGGCCACCGCCGTGCCGCAGATCGGCAACGGCAAGGTGCGCGCGCTCGCCGTGACCTCGGCGCAGCGGATCCCCGGGCTGCCAGGCGTGCCGACCCTGAGCGAGGCGCTTGGGCGCAGCGATCTCACGCTGGATTCCTGGAGCGGCATCTGGGCTCCGGCAAACCTGCCGAAGCCCTTGGTGGCGCGCTTGCATGCCGCCATGCTGAGGGCACTGGCGGATCCCGGGCTGCGCCGGTTTTATGCCGAGACAGGGGCGCTCATCGAGCCGAGCCCCACACCCGAATCCTTCACCCGCCTTGTCGCCGAGGAAACCGCCAGGATGCGGCAGGTGATCGAGAAAAACCACATCACGATCGAGTGA
- the cyoA gene encoding ubiquinol oxidase subunit II, producing MQFRIRIVPSRYATRGCLLFAAILLLTGCNAVLLAPAGDLAIRQRDLIIISTGLMLLIIVPVIALTLLFAWRYREANKQAIYEPDWDHSTLLELVIWAAPLLIIIALGALTWVSTHKLDPYQSLSRIDAERPVPMGIEPLTVEVVALDWKWLFFYPEQGIATVNELAAPVDQPIRFKITASSVMNSFFIPALAGQVYAMPGMETKLHAVINQPGVYEGFSANYSGAGFSGMRFKFHGMSAEEFARWVQQAKAGGGALTRDAYLQLEQPSELEPVRRYASVAPGLYDAILNRCVQANRPCIKDMAMSARQGQGKDKARAFNVAALERGDAGASLGAICTASDPAGIGNGPRVASARTLPQ from the coding sequence ATGCAATTTCGCATTCGGATAGTGCCATCCCGCTACGCGACGCGCGGATGTCTGTTGTTTGCAGCCATCCTGCTGCTGACAGGCTGCAATGCGGTCTTGCTGGCCCCGGCCGGGGATCTCGCGATCCGGCAGCGTGATTTAATCATCATTTCAACCGGGCTGATGCTGTTGATCATCGTGCCGGTGATTGCACTGACGCTACTCTTTGCCTGGCGCTACCGCGAAGCCAACAAGCAGGCCATCTACGAGCCCGACTGGGACCATTCCACCTTGCTGGAGCTGGTGATCTGGGCAGCGCCGCTCCTGATCATCATCGCCCTGGGCGCGTTGACCTGGGTCAGCACGCACAAGCTCGATCCCTACCAGTCCTTGAGCCGTATCGACGCCGAGCGCCCGGTGCCCATGGGCATCGAGCCACTCACCGTGGAGGTGGTGGCGCTGGACTGGAAGTGGCTTTTCTTCTACCCCGAGCAGGGCATCGCCACCGTCAACGAGCTGGCGGCGCCGGTGGATCAACCGATCCGCTTCAAGATCACGGCGTCCAGCGTGATGAACTCCTTCTTTATCCCTGCCCTGGCGGGACAGGTCTACGCCATGCCGGGCATGGAGACCAAGCTGCACGCCGTGATCAACCAGCCGGGTGTCTACGAGGGCTTCTCCGCCAACTACAGCGGCGCGGGCTTCTCCGGCATGCGTTTCAAGTTCCATGGCATGAGCGCCGAGGAATTCGCGCGCTGGGTCCAGCAAGCCAAGGCCGGCGGCGGGGCCTTGACGCGCGACGCTTACCTGCAGCTGGAGCAACCCAGCGAGCTAGAGCCGGTGAGGCGCTACGCCAGCGTGGCGCCGGGCTTGTACGACGCGATCCTGAACCGCTGCGTGCAAGCCAACCGGCCTTGCATCAAGGACATGGCCATGAGTGCGAGGCAGGGCCAGGGCAAGGACAAGGCGCGGGCCTTCAACGTGGCGGCGCTCGAACGCGGCGACGCCGGCGCGAGCCTGGGCGCGATCTGCACGGCAAGCGATCCTGCCGGCATTGGCAACGGCCCCCGTGTGGCGTCCGCCAGGACGTTGCCGCAATGA
- a CDS encoding CaiB/BaiF CoA transferase family protein, which yields MSITASHSFTPLAGIRVLDFSHVIAGPFATFLLAQLGADVTKVENANGGDVMRRTARGREGFVALNAGKSSLALDLGSEQGRQHALELAATCDVFVDNLRPGVLERFGLGFEAVLALNPRVVYCSISGFGRGAPAWRGRPAYDHVVQAATGMAYMAGNEGDPPIKTGFPVIDSATGLLAAFAILAGVRDSERTGRGMLLDISMASAGMQLMYPMTCDALTHGATPPRQGNQGYSGSPSADFFRTRDGWLAIGANTPGQLLALLEALGLGQLARDPALFNPPLERSGLPAFVRSLDPGALKEALAAALADGLATELEARLSACGIPAARLRNIAEFAAESRDNGSLETIELRDGDAAVLSPGLGFQVRTGR from the coding sequence ATGTCTATCACGGCTTCCCATTCATTTACCCCGCTCGCGGGCATCCGCGTGCTCGATTTCTCGCACGTCATCGCCGGTCCCTTCGCCACCTTCCTGCTGGCGCAGCTCGGGGCCGACGTGACCAAGGTGGAAAATGCCAACGGCGGCGATGTCATGCGCCGCACCGCACGGGGCCGCGAGGGTTTCGTCGCGCTCAACGCTGGCAAGTCGTCGCTTGCCCTCGACCTTGGCAGCGAACAAGGGCGCCAGCATGCGCTGGAGCTCGCCGCCACTTGCGATGTCTTCGTCGACAACCTGCGGCCGGGGGTGCTGGAGCGCTTCGGGCTCGGCTTCGAGGCAGTGCTTGCGCTGAATCCGCGCGTGGTCTACTGCAGCATCTCCGGCTTTGGGCGCGGCGCGCCGGCATGGCGCGGCCGGCCCGCTTACGACCACGTGGTGCAGGCCGCCACCGGCATGGCCTACATGGCGGGCAATGAGGGCGACCCGCCCATCAAGACGGGGTTCCCGGTCATCGACTCCGCCACGGGGCTGCTCGCCGCCTTCGCCATCCTTGCCGGCGTACGCGACAGCGAGCGCACCGGGCGCGGCATGCTGCTCGATATCTCCATGGCCAGCGCCGGCATGCAGCTGATGTACCCCATGACCTGCGACGCGCTCACGCACGGCGCCACGCCGCCCCGGCAGGGCAACCAGGGCTACTCCGGCAGCCCCTCCGCCGATTTCTTCCGCACGCGCGACGGCTGGCTGGCCATCGGCGCGAACACGCCAGGCCAGTTGCTGGCATTGCTCGAAGCGCTGGGCCTTGGCCAGCTTGCGCGGGATCCTGCCTTGTTCAATCCGCCGCTGGAACGCAGCGGCCTGCCTGCCTTTGTGCGCTCGCTCGATCCGGGCGCGCTCAAGGAGGCGCTCGCCGCCGCGCTGGCCGATGGCCTGGCCACGGAGCTGGAAGCGCGGCTTAGCGCGTGCGGCATTCCGGCCGCGCGCCTGCGCAACATCGCGGAGTTTGCCGCCGAATCCCGGGACAACGGCAGCCTGGAAACCATCGAGCTGCGCGATGGCGATGCCGCAGTGCTGTCGCCGGGGCTGGGCTTCCAGGTGCGCACAGGGCGCTAG
- the cyoB gene encoding cytochrome o ubiquinol oxidase subunit I encodes MPEHLDLTQLVFGRLTWEAIPYHEPILLATFAAVAIGGLALVGALTYLRAWGYLWREWFTSIDHKKIGIMYVVLGIVMLLRGFADAVMMRLQQSVSFGDSLGYLPPHHYDQVFTAHGVIMIFFVAMPLVTGLMNFVVPLQIGARDVAFPFLNNFSFWMTVGGAVLVMMSLFVGEFARTGWLAYPPLSGVLQSPDVGVDYYIWSLQVAGLGTLLSGINLLVTIVKMRAPGMTMMKMPVFTWTALCTNVLIIAAFPVLTAVLALLALDRYAGTNFFTNDLGGNAMMYVNLIWIWGHPEVYILVLPAFGIFSEVVSTFCRKRLFGYASMVYATVVITVLSYLVWLHHFFTMGSGASVNSFFGITTMIISIPTGAKMFNWLFTMYHGRIRFEVPMLWTIGFMVTFVIGGMTGVLLAVPPADFSLHNSLFLIAHFHNVIIGGVLFGLMAGITYWFPKAFGYRLDPFWGKCSFWFWLVGFYVAFMPLYVLGLMGVTRRMSHFEDASLQIWFQLAAFGAFLIALGIGCFLIQLVVSYRRRESLRDTTGDPWDGRTLEWSTSSPPPQYNFAFTPVIHDNDAWWQMKEHHYQRPQQGFIPIHMPKNTSAGIILAGLSTVLGFALIWHMWLLVIVSFAAILIVAIGHTFNYKRDYYIPADDVVRTEAERTRLLATHG; translated from the coding sequence ATGCCCGAGCACCTCGACCTGACGCAACTGGTATTCGGCCGCCTCACCTGGGAGGCAATCCCCTATCACGAGCCCATCCTGCTGGCGACCTTCGCGGCCGTCGCGATCGGGGGGCTGGCGCTGGTTGGCGCATTGACCTACCTGCGAGCGTGGGGCTATCTCTGGCGCGAGTGGTTCACCAGCATCGACCACAAGAAGATCGGCATCATGTATGTCGTGCTGGGCATCGTCATGCTGCTGCGCGGCTTTGCCGATGCGGTCATGATGCGGCTGCAGCAATCGGTCTCCTTTGGCGATTCGCTGGGCTACCTGCCGCCGCACCACTATGACCAGGTCTTCACCGCGCACGGCGTGATCATGATCTTCTTCGTGGCCATGCCGCTGGTCACCGGGCTCATGAATTTTGTCGTGCCGTTGCAGATCGGCGCGCGCGACGTCGCCTTTCCCTTTCTCAACAACTTCAGCTTCTGGATGACGGTTGGCGGCGCCGTGCTGGTGATGATGTCGCTGTTCGTCGGCGAGTTCGCGCGCACCGGCTGGCTGGCGTATCCACCGCTGTCGGGCGTGTTGCAGAGTCCGGACGTGGGCGTGGACTATTACATCTGGTCCTTGCAGGTCGCCGGGCTGGGCACGTTGTTATCGGGCATTAACCTGCTCGTGACCATCGTCAAGATGCGCGCGCCCGGCATGACCATGATGAAGATGCCGGTGTTCACCTGGACCGCGCTGTGCACCAACGTGCTGATCATCGCCGCTTTCCCGGTGCTCACCGCGGTGCTGGCCCTGCTGGCGCTGGACCGCTATGCAGGCACCAACTTCTTCACCAACGATCTTGGCGGCAACGCCATGATGTACGTGAACCTGATCTGGATCTGGGGCCACCCGGAGGTGTACATCCTGGTGCTGCCCGCGTTCGGCATCTTCTCGGAAGTGGTTTCCACGTTCTGCCGCAAGCGCTTGTTCGGCTACGCGTCGATGGTGTACGCCACGGTGGTGATCACGGTGCTCTCCTACCTGGTCTGGCTGCACCATTTCTTCACCATGGGCTCGGGCGCCAGCGTCAATTCGTTCTTCGGCATCACCACCATGATCATCTCGATCCCGACCGGGGCCAAGATGTTCAACTGGCTGTTCACCATGTACCACGGGCGCATCCGCTTCGAGGTGCCGATGCTCTGGACCATCGGCTTCATGGTCACCTTCGTGATCGGCGGCATGACCGGCGTGCTACTCGCCGTGCCGCCGGCGGATTTCTCCTTGCATAACAGCCTCTTCCTGATCGCGCACTTCCATAACGTGATCATCGGCGGCGTGCTGTTCGGGCTGATGGCCGGCATCACCTACTGGTTTCCCAAGGCCTTCGGCTACCGGCTGGATCCGTTCTGGGGCAAGTGCTCGTTCTGGTTCTGGCTGGTTGGCTTTTACGTTGCCTTCATGCCGCTTTATGTGTTGGGGCTGATGGGCGTGACCCGCCGCATGAGCCACTTCGAGGATGCGTCCCTGCAGATCTGGTTCCAGCTGGCGGCATTCGGCGCATTCTTGATTGCGCTAGGCATCGGCTGCTTCCTGATCCAGCTGGTGGTCAGCTACCGCCGGCGCGAATCCCTGCGCGACACCACGGGCGATCCGTGGGACGGCCGCACGCTGGAGTGGTCGACCTCATCGCCGCCGCCGCAGTACAACTTTGCCTTTACCCCGGTCATCCATGACAACGACGCGTGGTGGCAGATGAAAGAGCACCACTACCAGCGGCCACAGCAGGGCTTTATCCCGATCCACATGCCGAAGAACACCAGCGCGGGCATCATCCTGGCGGGGTTGAGCACGGTGCTCGGCTTTGCCTTGATCTGGCACATGTGGCTGCTTGTGATCGTGTCTTTCGCCGCCATCCTGATCGTGGCGATCGGCCACACCTTCAACTACAAGCGCGATTACTACATCCCGGCCGACGACGTCGTCCGCACCGAGGCAGAGCGCACGCGCCTGCTTGCCACCCATGGTTGA
- a CDS encoding MFS transporter — translation MSSSSSSSSGSSGVAHQHQPSPSSPTPAQDAAHRARVAPAEIAAGVVIGRASEYFDFFVYGIASVLVFPSVFFPFVRQLEGLLLSFAIFSFAFIARPFGTTLFMAIQHRWGRSIKLTAALFLLGTATAGMAFLPGYDALGNHAIVILAALRILQGIALGGSWDGLPSLLALNAPAHRRGWYSMLGQLGAPIGFLLAGSLFLYLRANLDFDEFLDWGWRYPFYVAFAINVVALFARLRLVVTREYTQLLEEGELEPISPAQILRAQGYNLFIGAFAALASYALFHLVTVFPLSWVALHATQDINDVLIIQIIGAGIAMAATIASGWIADRIGRRTTLALMAVLIGIFGLFAPYLMNGTPARQDLFILIGFGLLGLSYGQAAGAVTANFGSRFRYTGAALTSDFAWLFGAAFAPLVALGLSAEFGLFAVSGYLLSGVACTLLALWINRKMEARD, via the coding sequence ATGTCCAGCAGCAGTAGCAGCAGCAGCGGCAGCAGCGGCGTTGCGCACCAGCACCAGCCGTCACCGTCTTCCCCCACGCCCGCGCAAGACGCGGCGCACCGGGCGCGGGTGGCGCCCGCCGAGATCGCCGCCGGCGTCGTCATCGGGCGAGCGTCCGAGTATTTCGACTTCTTCGTCTACGGCATCGCCTCGGTGCTGGTCTTCCCCAGCGTGTTCTTCCCGTTCGTCAGGCAACTGGAAGGGCTGCTGCTGTCCTTCGCGATCTTCTCCTTCGCTTTCATCGCCAGGCCGTTCGGGACCACCTTGTTCATGGCGATCCAGCACCGCTGGGGACGCAGCATCAAGCTGACGGCCGCGTTGTTCCTGCTGGGCACCGCCACGGCGGGCATGGCGTTCCTGCCGGGCTACGATGCGCTCGGCAACCACGCCATCGTCATCCTGGCGGCGCTGCGCATCCTGCAGGGCATTGCGCTGGGCGGCTCATGGGACGGGCTGCCATCACTGCTGGCACTGAACGCCCCGGCGCACCGCCGCGGCTGGTACTCGATGCTGGGACAGCTCGGCGCGCCGATCGGATTTCTCCTTGCCGGCTCGCTGTTCCTCTACCTGCGCGCCAACCTGGATTTCGACGAGTTCCTGGACTGGGGCTGGCGCTATCCGTTCTACGTGGCGTTCGCCATCAACGTGGTCGCGCTGTTCGCGCGCCTGCGGCTGGTGGTGACCCGGGAGTACACGCAGCTGCTGGAAGAAGGCGAGCTGGAGCCGATCAGTCCGGCGCAGATACTGCGCGCCCAGGGCTACAACCTGTTCATCGGCGCCTTTGCCGCGCTGGCCAGTTACGCGCTGTTCCACCTGGTCACGGTGTTCCCGCTGTCGTGGGTCGCGCTGCACGCCACGCAGGACATCAATGACGTGCTGATCATCCAGATCATCGGCGCGGGGATCGCCATGGCGGCCACCATCGCCTCCGGCTGGATCGCCGACCGCATCGGGCGGCGCACCACCCTGGCGCTGATGGCAGTCCTGATCGGCATCTTCGGCCTGTTCGCACCGTACCTGATGAACGGCACCCCGGCGCGGCAAGACCTGTTCATCCTGATCGGCTTCGGCTTGCTGGGCTTGTCGTACGGGCAGGCCGCGGGCGCTGTCACGGCAAACTTCGGATCGCGCTTTCGCTATACCGGCGCGGCGCTGACCTCCGACTTTGCATGGCTGTTCGGCGCCGCCTTCGCGCCGCTGGTGGCGTTGGGACTGTCGGCGGAGTTCGGCTTGTTTGCCGTCAGCGGCTACCTGCTGTCCGGCGTGGCATGCACGTTGCTGGCGCTGTGGATCAATCGCAAGATGGAAGCGCGCGACTGA
- a CDS encoding LysR family transcriptional regulator — MATVSPSRVAAARAAHPNRIDRLRIRHLRLLDLVARTGSLTAAAEVMHISQPAVTKMLQELEQAFGCTLIERTTRGGRLSPAGERALERLRIALGALDAASEALAARPEIPLVRMGVLPLVGVNVLPRMIAALSRQGVLPRLQVREHTVSGLLGLLASGELDCVIGRLETGHPAQSRERLAITPLWDEHLAIACARDHPFARRREVSLPALHEGPWILPPRGTHTREVFEQPFLDSGQLPPVPHIESISFHSSLSMVAASGFLTVAPASAVRHYAQTSMVHQVRLRTPFASGRMVFITQRDAAVAPAVTLIANALQEAGNP, encoded by the coding sequence ATGGCAACGGTTTCCCCTTCGCGCGTGGCTGCGGCGCGCGCCGCCCATCCGAACCGGATCGACCGCCTGCGTATCCGCCATCTGCGGCTGCTGGACCTGGTGGCGCGAACCGGCTCCCTGACCGCCGCCGCCGAGGTCATGCACATCAGCCAGCCGGCGGTGACCAAGATGCTGCAGGAGCTGGAGCAAGCCTTCGGCTGCACGCTGATCGAGCGCACTACGCGAGGCGGCCGCCTGAGCCCGGCGGGCGAGCGCGCCCTGGAGCGCTTGCGCATTGCACTGGGCGCCCTGGATGCAGCCAGCGAGGCCTTGGCGGCCCGCCCGGAGATCCCGCTGGTGCGCATGGGCGTGCTGCCGCTGGTCGGGGTCAACGTGCTGCCAAGGATGATCGCCGCGCTAAGCCGGCAGGGTGTGCTGCCGCGCTTGCAGGTAAGGGAGCACACCGTCAGCGGCCTGCTCGGGCTGCTCGCCAGTGGCGAGCTCGACTGCGTCATCGGCCGGCTGGAAACCGGCCATCCCGCGCAATCGCGGGAACGGCTGGCCATCACGCCGCTATGGGACGAACACCTGGCCATTGCCTGCGCGCGGGACCACCCCTTTGCCAGGCGCCGCGAGGTCAGCCTGCCGGCACTGCATGAAGGACCATGGATCCTGCCGCCGCGCGGCACCCACACGCGGGAGGTCTTCGAGCAGCCGTTTCTCGATAGCGGTCAGTTGCCGCCCGTGCCGCATATCGAATCCATCTCATTTCACAGCAGCTTGTCGATGGTTGCCGCGAGTGGCTTCCTGACGGTTGCGCCGGCCAGCGCCGTGCGCCACTACGCGCAGACGTCCATGGTGCACCAGGTGCGCTTGCGCACGCCGTTCGCCTCCGGGCGGATGGTGTTCATTACCCAACGGGATGCGGCAGTTGCGCCGGCGGTCACCTTGATCGCCAATGCGCTGCAGGAAGCCGGCAACCCTTAG
- the cyoC gene encoding cytochrome o ubiquinol oxidase subunit III: MVDTTASYGPGDVSMPDTPRQSELSFYATSEVHPQNGTLLGFWLYLMSDCLIFASLFAVYGVVGRRYAGGPTGAELFELPLVALNTTMLLLSSITYGFAVLEMQKAQVRATLIWLGITGLLGAAFISLELYEFAHLVHDGAGPQRSAFLSSFFTLVGTHGLHVTVGIVWLITLMVQVGQHGLIPENKRRLMCLSMFWHFLDVVWIGVFTFVYLMGVLP, from the coding sequence ATGGTTGATACCACCGCCTCCTACGGCCCCGGCGATGTGAGCATGCCGGACACCCCGCGCCAGAGCGAGCTAAGCTTCTACGCGACCAGCGAGGTGCATCCGCAGAACGGCACGTTGCTCGGCTTCTGGCTGTACCTGATGAGCGACTGCCTCATCTTCGCCAGCCTGTTTGCCGTGTACGGCGTGGTGGGGCGGCGCTACGCCGGCGGCCCCACGGGCGCCGAACTGTTCGAGCTGCCGCTCGTGGCGCTGAACACCACCATGCTGCTGCTGTCGTCGATCACCTACGGCTTTGCCGTGCTGGAGATGCAGAAGGCGCAGGTGCGCGCCACCCTGATCTGGCTCGGCATCACCGGCCTGCTGGGCGCGGCGTTCATCAGCCTGGAGCTCTACGAGTTCGCGCACCTGGTCCACGATGGCGCGGGGCCGCAGCGCAGCGCGTTCCTGTCCTCGTTCTTCACGCTGGTGGGCACCCATGGGCTGCACGTGACGGTCGGCATCGTCTGGCTCATCACGTTGATGGTGCAGGTGGGGCAGCACGGGCTGATCCCGGAGAACAAGCGCCGCCTGATGTGCCTGTCCATGTTCTGGCACTTTCTGGATGTGGTCTGGATCGGTGTGTTTACCTTCGTCTACCTGATGGGAGTGCTGCCATGA
- the cyoD gene encoding cytochrome o ubiquinol oxidase subunit IV, with the protein MNAHDNALAGDPHGHGHGHDDHGHDGEVSHSTFKGYMTGFVLAVVLTAIPFWLVMAKVFDKSSTTALFLLGCAAVQIVVHMIYFLHMNARSEGGWTMLALIFTIVLVVIALSGSLWVMFHLDQNMMPMHDMKNLP; encoded by the coding sequence ATGAACGCGCATGACAATGCCCTTGCAGGCGATCCCCATGGCCACGGGCATGGCCATGACGACCACGGCCACGATGGCGAGGTCAGCCATAGCACCTTCAAGGGCTACATGACGGGCTTCGTGCTCGCGGTGGTCCTCACGGCGATCCCGTTCTGGCTGGTGATGGCCAAGGTTTTCGATAAATCCAGCACCACCGCGTTGTTCCTGCTGGGCTGCGCCGCGGTGCAGATCGTCGTCCACATGATATATTTCCTGCATATGAATGCGAGATCCGAGGGCGGATGGACCATGCTGGCGTTGATCTTCACGATCGTGCTGGTGGTCATCGCGCTGAGCGGCTCGCTTTGGGTAATGTTCCACCTCGACCAGAACATGATGCCAATGCACGACATGAAGAACCTGCCTTGA
- a CDS encoding alpha/beta hydrolase family protein has protein sequence MRLTMAKAGFAGLTCLALSAGACAQSASSCSGGSCNNNDNSSRGQLLDHRTTLRLSAAALAGVLNASDSGRQLLQIAGTPACDLEIVYFRYRTIGGANEPTTASGALMIPSGGRACGGPRPALMYAHGTTTYRKYNLADLTQKDPGNGDGASEGISVAAMYAAQGYIVVASNYAGYAGSELSYHPYLNAQQQSADMIDSLRAARVALAGAGSGKAARENGKLFITGYSQGGHVAMATHRALQAAGINVTAASTGSGPYAMAATGDALVAGEVDLGSTIFTTMVATSYQNAYGNIYRRPGDLFEATYARGIEDLLPSVTPIDTLIGNGKLPATALFSPYPPAAQFASLTPPTSPPLAPPELTPIFALGFGQGNLVRNSFRLGLLEDALVNPDGAFPYTTVAMAPAANPAAPLRQAFKRNDLRNWIPRAPVQLCGGRFDPTVFFFNAAVQQAYWQNAKVPAGLTSVLDVDAPVAGPADPYAPIKQGFALAKATLAAQAVAAGATDGGASAVTEAYHGSLVAPFCMVAARGFFGNF, from the coding sequence ATGCGATTGACCATGGCGAAGGCGGGCTTTGCGGGCTTGACGTGTCTGGCGCTGAGCGCGGGGGCTTGTGCGCAATCGGCGAGTTCTTGCAGCGGGGGCAGTTGCAACAACAACGACAACAGTAGCCGCGGCCAGCTTCTCGATCACAGGACCACGCTGCGCCTGAGCGCGGCGGCGCTGGCCGGTGTTCTCAACGCGAGCGATTCAGGCCGGCAGCTATTGCAGATCGCAGGTACCCCTGCATGCGACCTGGAGATCGTCTATTTCCGCTACCGCACCATCGGCGGCGCCAATGAGCCGACCACCGCGAGCGGCGCGCTGATGATTCCAAGCGGCGGGCGCGCATGCGGTGGGCCACGCCCGGCGTTGATGTACGCGCATGGCACCACCACCTACCGCAAGTACAACCTTGCGGACCTGACGCAGAAGGACCCGGGCAACGGTGATGGCGCCTCGGAGGGCATCAGCGTTGCGGCCATGTATGCCGCGCAGGGCTATATCGTGGTGGCGAGCAACTATGCGGGTTACGCCGGCTCCGAGCTTTCCTATCATCCCTACCTGAATGCCCAGCAGCAATCGGCGGACATGATCGACTCGCTGCGGGCCGCGCGGGTTGCGCTGGCCGGGGCCGGCTCGGGCAAGGCGGCGCGGGAGAATGGCAAGCTCTTTATCACCGGATATTCGCAGGGCGGCCACGTTGCCATGGCCACGCATCGCGCGCTACAGGCGGCGGGCATCAACGTGACGGCGGCTTCCACGGGTTCGGGGCCCTATGCCATGGCGGCCACCGGGGACGCGCTGGTCGCGGGTGAGGTGGATCTGGGTTCCACCATCTTCACGACCATGGTGGCGACCAGCTACCAGAACGCCTACGGCAACATCTACCGCAGGCCGGGCGACCTGTTTGAGGCAACCTACGCGCGTGGCATCGAGGATCTCTTGCCGAGCGTGACGCCAATCGACACGCTGATTGGCAACGGAAAATTGCCCGCCACGGCGCTCTTCAGCCCCTATCCGCCGGCCGCGCAGTTTGCCTCGCTGACGCCCCCGACTTCGCCCCCGCTGGCACCGCCTGAGCTGACGCCGATCTTTGCCCTCGGGTTTGGCCAAGGCAACCTGGTGCGCAACAGCTTCCGCCTCGGCCTGCTGGAAGACGCGCTGGTCAATCCGGATGGCGCGTTCCCGTACACCACGGTGGCGATGGCGCCGGCGGCCAACCCGGCTGCGCCGCTGCGCCAGGCGTTCAAGCGCAATGACTTGCGCAACTGGATCCCGCGTGCCCCGGTGCAGCTTTGCGGCGGTCGCTTCGACCCGACGGTGTTCTTCTTCAACGCGGCCGTGCAGCAGGCTTACTGGCAGAACGCCAAGGTGCCGGCGGGGCTGACTTCGGTGCTGGATGTGGATGCGCCGGTGGCCGGGCCCGCCGATCCGTATGCCCCGATCAAGCAGGGCTTTGCGCTGGCCAAGGCGACGCTCGCCGCGCAGGCCGTGGCGGCGGGCGCAACCGATGGTGGCGCGTCGGCGGTGACCGAGGCCTACCACGGGAGCCTGGTGGCACCGTTCTGCATGGTCGCCGCGCGCGGGTTCTTCGGGAATTTCTGA